In Irregularibacter muris, a single window of DNA contains:
- a CDS encoding sigma factor G inhibitor Gin — protein sequence MKLLKSGNNQDNKKLKWVMDMKKMKTCGFCGSMRIKGLYVLSQWMCSECEEKLLQSSSEDPDYEDNVNKVKNAWKSHCLVNKK from the coding sequence ATGAAACTTTTAAAAAGTGGTAATAATCAAGATAATAAAAAACTTAAATGGGTGATGGATATGAAAAAAATGAAAACCTGTGGTTTTTGTGGGAGTATGCGCATAAAAGGTTTATACGTCCTAAGTCAGTGGATGTGTAGTGAGTGCGAGGAAAAACTCTTACAATCTAGTTCAGAGGATCCTGATTATGAAGACAACGTAAACAAAGTAAAAAATGCTTGGAAAAGTCATTGTTTAGTCAAT